In Sphingobium sp. B2D3C, a genomic segment contains:
- the coaD gene encoding pantetheine-phosphate adenylyltransferase gives MAHRIGLYPGTFDPITLGHMDIIRRGSKLVDRLVIGVTTNPSKSPLFTLDERLAMIRRECAGIDAEIDVRPFDSLLIDYARSVGASLILRGLRAVADFEYEYQMAGMNQYLDASIETVFLMADVALQPIASRLVKEIAGLGGDIGKFVSPGVRTDVMARLGMSVDVGRADET, from the coding sequence ATGGCTCACCGCATCGGCCTTTATCCGGGAACCTTCGACCCTATCACGCTCGGCCATATGGACATCATCCGGCGCGGATCGAAGCTGGTCGACAGGCTGGTGATCGGCGTGACGACCAATCCCAGCAAGTCGCCTTTGTTCACGCTGGACGAGCGGCTGGCGATGATCCGGCGGGAATGTGCGGGAATCGATGCGGAGATCGACGTGCGGCCCTTCGATTCGCTGCTGATCGATTATGCCCGCTCGGTCGGCGCCTCGCTGATCCTGCGCGGCCTGCGCGCCGTGGCGGACTTTGAATATGAGTATCAGATGGCCGGCATGAACCAGTATCTCGATGCCAGCATCGAGACGGTGTTCCTGATGGCCGATGTCGCGCTGCAGCCCATTGCCTCGCGCCTCGTGAAGGAAATTGCAGGGCTGGGCGGCGACATCGGCAAGTTCGTTTCGCCCGGTGTTCGCACCGATGTGATGGCCCGGCTCGGCATGAGCGTCGACGTCGGCAGAGCAGACGAGACTTGA